In Leptodesmis sichuanensis A121, the following are encoded in one genomic region:
- the gcvP gene encoding aminomethyl-transferring glycine dehydrogenase, producing MLEHSIDQSGGRTNLSHPSGANAASDGHSEASQRLPNPVFYPVKPASPLSNPLTYTDSFEERHIGPGNADLAQMLELLGFDSLDALIDATVPQSIRLQTPLKLEAGKSEYELLQALKEIAQENQIFQSFIGMGYSNCITPPVIQRNILENPAWYTQYTPYQPEIAQGRLEALLNFQTMVTDLTGLEIANASLLDEGTAAAEAMSMSYGVCKTKAKTFWVSEACHPQTIAVVQTRAQALGIEVIIGDHRTFQFDVPVFGALVQYPATDGAIYDYREFCDRAHAAGALVTVAADLLSLTLLTPPGEFGADIAVGNSQRFGVPLGYGGPHAAFFATREAYKRQIPGRLVGVSKDIHGQPALRLALQTREQHIRRDKATSNICTAQVLLAIIASMYAVYHGPQGLQRIAQRVHQMTIVLAEGLQRLGYELGTEPFFDTLKVNVTPDQAKHIINRAHSHHVNLRQIDATTIGLALDETISSDSLLTLFQIFAGEQGAHFTPEDLLSSSHHPIIPPALQRTTPYLTHPVFNSYHSETELLRYMYRLQSRDLSLTTAMIPLGSCTMKLNATTEMIPVTWPEFGQIHPFAPLEQTRGYQTLFEQLEHWLAEITGFAGISLQPNAGSQGEYAGLLVIRQYHESRGDSDRTVCLIPTSAHGTNPASAVMAGMKVVPVDCDREGNIDIADLKAKAEKYRDQLSALMVTYPSTHGVFEAGIREICDIVHANGGQVYMDGANMNAQVGICRPADFGADVCHLNLHKTFCIPHGGGGPGMGPIGVAKHLVPFLPGHPVIQIRDDHSSTPPLPHPSTLHPIGPVSAAPWGSPSILPISWMYIALMGAEGLTKATEVAILNANYIAKRLENHYPVLYKGKNGLVAHECIIDLRQFKKSAEIEVDDIAKRLIDYGFHPPTVSWPVAGTIMVEPTESESKQELDRFCDAMIAIREEIREIEEGKADRHNNLLKNAPHTALALTEEWNHPYSRQRAVYPTTWTKENKFWAAVGRIDQAYGDRHLVCTCLPMEAYQE from the coding sequence ATGTTAGAGCATTCGATCGACCAATCCGGCGGGCGTACCAACCTTTCTCATCCCAGCGGCGCAAATGCCGCATCTGATGGCCACTCTGAGGCTTCTCAACGCTTACCCAATCCAGTCTTTTATCCGGTAAAACCTGCCTCCCCGCTCTCGAATCCTCTAACGTACACCGATTCCTTTGAAGAACGGCATATTGGCCCCGGCAATGCAGATCTGGCTCAAATGCTGGAACTACTTGGTTTTGACAGTCTAGATGCTCTGATTGATGCCACAGTGCCGCAGTCCATTCGCCTGCAAACTCCCCTCAAACTGGAAGCCGGAAAATCAGAGTATGAGTTACTGCAAGCACTGAAGGAGATTGCCCAGGAAAACCAAATTTTTCAATCGTTCATCGGCATGGGGTACTCCAACTGCATTACCCCACCCGTGATTCAACGTAATATCCTGGAAAATCCCGCCTGGTACACCCAGTACACCCCTTACCAGCCGGAAATTGCTCAGGGTCGGTTGGAAGCCCTGCTGAATTTCCAGACGATGGTGACGGATTTAACGGGCCTGGAAATTGCCAATGCTTCGCTGCTGGACGAAGGTACGGCTGCGGCTGAAGCCATGTCCATGAGCTATGGGGTGTGCAAGACGAAAGCAAAAACCTTCTGGGTATCAGAAGCCTGCCATCCGCAAACGATCGCCGTCGTGCAAACCCGTGCCCAGGCATTGGGAATTGAGGTGATCATCGGCGATCATCGTACCTTTCAGTTTGATGTGCCCGTGTTCGGTGCCCTGGTACAGTATCCGGCCACTGATGGCGCGATTTACGATTACCGGGAATTTTGCGATCGTGCCCATGCTGCTGGAGCTTTAGTCACTGTTGCTGCCGATTTACTCAGTTTGACTTTGCTGACTCCTCCCGGTGAATTTGGAGCCGACATTGCCGTGGGGAACAGCCAGCGCTTTGGTGTTCCCCTCGGTTACGGTGGCCCCCATGCGGCTTTCTTTGCCACCCGTGAAGCCTACAAGCGGCAAATTCCCGGTCGGCTAGTTGGTGTTTCCAAAGATATTCACGGTCAACCTGCTCTACGACTGGCCCTGCAAACTCGCGAACAACATATCCGCCGGGACAAGGCCACCAGCAATATCTGTACGGCGCAAGTGCTGCTGGCGATCATTGCCAGTATGTATGCGGTGTACCACGGGCCACAGGGGTTGCAGCGGATTGCCCAGCGAGTTCACCAGATGACGATCGTGCTGGCGGAAGGCTTACAGCGTTTGGGCTACGAGTTAGGCACTGAGCCGTTCTTTGACACCTTAAAAGTCAACGTAACTCCTGACCAGGCAAAGCACATCATTAATCGCGCTCATTCTCACCACGTCAACCTGCGGCAAATTGATGCCACGACGATCGGCCTTGCCCTGGATGAAACCATTTCGTCCGATAGCCTGCTCACCCTTTTCCAGATCTTTGCCGGAGAACAGGGTGCCCACTTTACCCCGGAAGATCTGCTCTCCTCATCCCATCATCCCATCATCCCCCCTGCTCTCCAGCGCACCACCCCCTATCTGACCCATCCCGTCTTCAATTCCTACCACTCGGAAACGGAATTGCTGCGCTATATGTATCGGTTGCAGTCGAGGGATCTGTCTCTGACTACGGCCATGATTCCGCTCGGCTCCTGCACCATGAAGCTGAATGCGACCACCGAAATGATTCCCGTTACCTGGCCGGAGTTTGGTCAAATTCATCCCTTTGCCCCCTTAGAGCAGACCAGAGGTTATCAAACTCTATTTGAGCAACTGGAACACTGGCTGGCAGAGATTACTGGATTTGCGGGCATTTCTCTACAACCAAATGCAGGCTCTCAGGGAGAATATGCCGGACTGCTGGTAATTCGCCAATATCACGAATCTCGCGGAGACAGCGATCGCACCGTTTGTCTTATCCCCACTTCTGCTCACGGCACCAATCCAGCCAGTGCGGTGATGGCTGGGATGAAGGTGGTTCCGGTGGACTGCGATCGGGAGGGCAACATTGATATTGCCGACCTGAAAGCCAAAGCCGAGAAGTACCGCGATCAGTTGTCCGCCTTAATGGTCACTTATCCGTCCACCCACGGAGTTTTTGAAGCAGGCATTCGCGAAATCTGTGACATCGTTCACGCCAACGGGGGGCAGGTGTACATGGATGGAGCCAATATGAACGCTCAGGTGGGAATCTGCCGTCCTGCTGACTTTGGCGCAGATGTCTGTCACCTGAACCTGCACAAAACCTTCTGCATTCCTCATGGTGGCGGTGGCCCCGGCATGGGACCGATCGGCGTGGCCAAACATCTGGTGCCTTTTCTACCTGGCCATCCAGTCATTCAAATTAGAGACGATCACTCCTCCACCCCTCCACTCCCCCACCCCTCTACCCTTCATCCCATCGGTCCTGTCTCTGCTGCTCCCTGGGGTAGTCCCAGCATTCTGCCGATCTCCTGGATGTATATTGCGTTGATGGGAGCCGAGGGCTTAACCAAAGCCACAGAAGTTGCAATATTGAATGCCAACTATATTGCCAAGCGGTTAGAGAATCATTATCCCGTGTTGTACAAGGGCAAAAATGGCTTGGTTGCCCATGAATGCATTATTGATTTGCGCCAGTTTAAAAAATCCGCTGAGATTGAAGTGGATGATATTGCTAAGCGGTTGATTGACTATGGCTTCCATCCGCCCACCGTATCCTGGCCTGTGGCCGGCACGATCATGGTAGAGCCAACCGAAAGTGAGTCGAAGCAGGAATTAGACCGCTTCTGTGATGCCATGATTGCAATTCGGGAAGAGATTCGCGAAATCGAGGAGGGTAAGGCCGATCGCCACAACAATCTGTTGAAAAACGCGCCTCATACAGCACTGGCTCTCACCGAGGAATGGAATCATCCCTACTCCCGCCAACGCGCCGTCTACCCGACCACCTGGACAAAGGAAAACAAATTCTGGGCCGCTGTGGGTCGGATTGATCAGGCTTATGGCGATCGCCATCTGGTCTGCACCTGTTTACCAATGGAAGCATACCAGGAGTAG
- a CDS encoding energy-coupling factor ABC transporter ATP-binding protein, producing the protein MTSPAVTDDTIAIQVRDLSFRWYKGDTVLDACSLEVPKGEFWMLLGTNGSGKSTLLRLLAGLLQPQSGYIKPLPKFGFVFQNPDHQLVMPTVGADVAFGLAEENLTSVQIRQRVQEALDAVNLLPLIRRPIYALSGGQKQRVAIAGAIARHCEVLLFDEPTALLDPDSQLELVSQVQRLVKDRGLTALWVTHRLDELEYCDGAFLLAGGKVVDRGDPQRLRQRLMGG; encoded by the coding sequence ATGACTTCTCCGGCTGTCACTGACGATACGATCGCGATTCAGGTCAGAGATCTCTCCTTTCGCTGGTACAAGGGCGATACAGTGCTTGATGCTTGCAGTCTGGAAGTTCCTAAAGGAGAATTTTGGATGCTGCTGGGCACCAATGGCAGCGGTAAATCGACCCTGCTGCGTCTGTTAGCCGGATTGCTCCAACCTCAATCCGGTTACATCAAACCCCTGCCCAAATTTGGTTTTGTCTTCCAGAATCCCGATCATCAACTGGTAATGCCCACGGTGGGAGCGGATGTGGCTTTCGGTTTAGCAGAGGAAAATTTAACCTCTGTGCAAATCCGGCAGCGAGTTCAAGAAGCGCTGGATGCCGTGAATCTACTGCCGCTCATTCGCCGCCCCATTTATGCCCTCAGCGGTGGGCAGAAACAACGGGTGGCGATCGCAGGCGCGATCGCTCGCCACTGTGAAGTGCTCCTATTTGATGAACCCACAGCCCTTTTAGACCCTGATAGCCAACTGGAGTTGGTCTCCCAGGTACAGCGACTGGTCAAAGATCGGGGACTTACCGCCCTGTGGGTGACTCATCGATTGGATGAACTGGAATACTGCGACGGTGCTTTTCTCTTGGCAGGCGGCAAGGTGGTCGATCGGGGTGATCCCCAGCGATTACGGCAACGGTTAATGGGAGGGTAA
- a CDS encoding peroxiredoxin, whose amino-acid sequence MSLQSLTLSFLALCLSLLSFLTPALPAHALGGPLPPLNQPAPEFTLPTNTGDGTIALKDYRGKWVVAYFYPKDFTPGCTLEARRFQADLPKYLSRNTQILGISADSVDSHAEFCDSEGLKFPLLADEDGSVSKAYGSWLSFISLRHTFIIDPDGLLKATFTAVKPAIHSTEVLAKLDELQGSN is encoded by the coding sequence ATGTCCCTCCAATCCCTCACCCTCTCTTTCCTGGCCCTTTGCCTCTCCCTGCTCTCCTTCCTTACCCCTGCCCTACCCGCCCATGCTCTCGGTGGCCCCTTGCCTCCGCTCAATCAGCCTGCCCCTGAATTCACCCTGCCGACTAACACAGGGGACGGCACCATTGCCCTGAAAGACTATCGAGGCAAGTGGGTGGTGGCCTATTTCTATCCCAAAGACTTCACTCCTGGTTGCACCCTGGAGGCCCGTCGTTTTCAAGCAGACCTGCCGAAATATCTCAGCCGCAATACCCAAATTCTGGGTATCAGTGCAGATTCAGTGGATTCTCACGCCGAATTCTGCGATTCCGAAGGATTGAAGTTTCCGCTTCTGGCAGACGAAGATGGTTCAGTCAGTAAGGCTTACGGTTCCTGGCTCAGTTTCATTTCTCTGCGGCATACCTTCATCATTGATCCAGATGGCCTTTTGAAAGCAACATTTACCGCCGTTAAACCAGCTATTCACAGTACTGAAGTGCTGGCTAAATTGGATGAACTGCAAGGAAGTAATTAA
- a CDS encoding alpha/beta fold hydrolase, whose product MTALTLSGWQHHFIETNRIRLHCVTQGEGDLVLLLHGFPEFWYSWRYQIPVLARYFKVVVPDLRGYNDSDKPASGYDLDTLAADVQGLIESFGYTRAHIVGHDWGGAIAWYLAQKCPQSLNHLAILSAVPAQRLLREMVINMDQLRRSWYMFAFQIPGLPEWVIQQNLGEFVRNLFREQAIRKGAFSKEDTEIYQSALAKPGVLSAALNYYRQMLMPWNWVREWNHAFQPITVPTLVLWGEEDSLLSPHLTEGMDRLIMAPFKLRIIPHCGHWIQQEAPQTVNRELLAFLRKR is encoded by the coding sequence ATGACTGCCTTGACGCTCTCTGGATGGCAACATCACTTTATTGAGACTAATCGCATCCGGCTCCACTGTGTCACGCAGGGGGAAGGAGACCTCGTACTGCTATTGCATGGCTTTCCCGAATTCTGGTATTCCTGGCGCTACCAAATTCCGGTTCTGGCCCGTTATTTCAAAGTGGTTGTCCCCGATTTGAGAGGCTACAACGACTCGGATAAGCCTGCCAGTGGCTATGATCTGGATACTTTAGCCGCCGACGTGCAGGGGTTAATTGAAAGCTTTGGCTATACCCGCGCTCACATCGTTGGGCATGATTGGGGCGGCGCGATCGCCTGGTATCTGGCGCAAAAATGTCCGCAATCCCTGAACCACCTGGCTATTCTCAGTGCTGTACCTGCACAGCGGTTACTGCGGGAAATGGTGATTAATATGGATCAATTGCGGCGCAGTTGGTATATGTTCGCCTTTCAGATTCCTGGTTTGCCAGAATGGGTCATTCAACAGAATCTGGGTGAGTTTGTCCGCAATTTGTTCCGAGAACAGGCAATCCGCAAAGGAGCCTTCTCTAAGGAAGATACGGAAATCTATCAATCTGCCTTAGCAAAACCAGGCGTTTTATCCGCTGCGCTCAATTATTACCGTCAGATGCTGATGCCGTGGAACTGGGTGCGGGAATGGAACCATGCCTTCCAACCGATCACGGTTCCTACCCTGGTTCTGTGGGGAGAAGAAGACTCCCTCCTCAGTCCCCATTTAACGGAGGGCATGGATCGACTGATTATGGCTCCCTTCAAACTTAGAATCATTCCTCACTGCGGTCACTGGATCCAGCAAGAAGCCCCCCAAACAGTGAACCGAGAACTGCTAGCCTTCTTGCGGAAACGCTAA
- a CDS encoding type I restriction enzyme HsdR N-terminal domain-containing protein, whose amino-acid sequence MVQTVQASDLSLHEVKQKFGLQENKDIDFFTKWWKDLPELTDVEKRSLDQLKADFLYLNEYPLSEEAVKLVVVSPLLAMAGFYRAPFRLKTEASVQIALEDEGEMVRGRIDVLVLQDQFWVLVVESKEAGFSLKEAIAQALAYMATTSHPEKPAFSLVTNGTEFLFAKLLKPSAQYACSDLLTLQRRANDLYAVASILKSISQAIGTTPNSPETTP is encoded by the coding sequence ATGGTGCAAACAGTTCAGGCAAGTGATTTGTCCCTGCATGAAGTCAAGCAGAAATTCGGGCTGCAAGAGAACAAAGATATAGATTTTTTCACGAAATGGTGGAAAGACTTGCCTGAACTGACAGACGTAGAAAAGCGATCGCTCGATCAACTAAAGGCCGACTTCCTTTATCTCAACGAATATCCCCTAAGTGAGGAAGCCGTAAAGTTGGTCGTTGTATCCCCTTTACTGGCCATGGCAGGCTTTTACCGCGCTCCTTTTCGCTTGAAAACAGAAGCGTCTGTGCAGATTGCCCTGGAAGACGAAGGGGAAATGGTACGGGGACGAATTGATGTCCTGGTTCTGCAAGACCAGTTCTGGGTACTGGTTGTCGAGTCAAAAGAAGCCGGATTTTCCTTGAAAGAGGCGATCGCTCAAGCACTCGCTTACATGGCCACCACTTCCCACCCAGAAAAACCCGCTTTTAGCCTCGTGACCAACGGCACGGAGTTTCTATTTGCCAAGTTACTCAAACCATCCGCCCAATATGCTTGCTCCGACTTGCTAACTCTCCAACGCCGCGCCAACGATCTCTATGCCGTCGCCAGCATCCTCAAATCTATAAGCCAAGCGATTGGCACAACCCCCAACTCCCCAGAAACCACCCCTTAA
- a CDS encoding DUF4914 family protein, whose amino-acid sequence MEANPLLNVELPPELQEILQSAPHVAIASNVDQLVELAIRDAKNGFHEVAYDIPERGKVVEASVCRVRNGISANYGSASHWRSSRNAVPVPCSAATCST is encoded by the coding sequence ATGGAAGCGAATCCGCTACTGAATGTTGAACTGCCGCCCGAACTGCAAGAAATTCTGCAATCTGCACCTCATGTTGCGATCGCATCAAACGTAGATCAGCTTGTAGAACTCGCCATCCGGGATGCAAAGAACGGTTTTCACGAAGTTGCCTATGACATCCCTGAACGCGGGAAAGTTGTTGAAGCGTCGGTGTGTAGAGTTCGCAATGGAATCAGTGCTAATTACGGATCAGCTAGCCATTGGCGGAGTTCGCGTAATGCGGTTCCGGTTCCCTGTTCTGCTGCCACTTGCAGTACCTGA
- a CDS encoding NYN domain-containing protein: MSRSSPQALMLVDGYNVVGTWHDLKQVRDRDGLEEARRLLIEALTNYSAYHDFDTRLVFDSQYQDTGSKRDVITRNLAVHYTDFGQTADTFIEKTCAAFRNDLRKFHQRLIVATSDRAQQLTVVGYGAEWMSSEQLAIEVDHALIKVRSKKKPATKNSRRFLANSLDPVAQQRLSELRYGKGK, translated from the coding sequence ATGTCCCGATCCTCCCCACAGGCATTAATGCTCGTGGACGGCTACAACGTCGTCGGGACGTGGCATGACTTAAAACAGGTGCGCGATCGGGATGGATTAGAAGAAGCCCGTCGTTTATTGATCGAAGCCCTCACCAACTACAGCGCTTACCACGATTTTGATACCCGCCTGGTATTTGACTCTCAGTATCAGGACACTGGCAGCAAGCGGGATGTGATTACCAGGAACCTCGCCGTTCACTACACCGACTTTGGGCAGACGGCAGATACGTTCATCGAAAAAACCTGTGCCGCCTTCCGTAACGACCTGCGGAAATTTCACCAACGACTGATTGTCGCCACCTCCGATCGCGCCCAACAATTGACAGTAGTTGGCTATGGCGCTGAATGGATGTCTTCGGAACAACTGGCGATCGAAGTCGATCACGCTTTAATCAAAGTCCGGAGCAAGAAAAAGCCTGCCACCAAAAATTCCCGCCGCTTTTTGGCCAATTCTCTCGATCCAGTGGCTCAACAGCGGTTGTCAGAATTGCGATACGGGAAGGGCAAGTAA
- a CDS encoding Uma2 family endonuclease: MVVSTEVAPNPDKEYEVVDGQLEEKVMGGARHGGVGMRLAARIAMYVEANRLGGVYGPDTTFRIGRNDRLPDVSFVSADRIPPEGEPEGIWEIAPDLAVEIISPNDLYEKVTSKVLEYLAAGVQQVWLISPEHRTLTIYFSPTQTQILTEADELVCEDLLPGFRCLIRDLFRNPGKS; the protein is encoded by the coding sequence ATGGTTGTCTCAACTGAAGTTGCTCCCAATCCAGACAAGGAATACGAGGTTGTAGATGGTCAGCTAGAGGAGAAAGTGATGGGGGGAGCCAGACATGGGGGAGTTGGGATGCGGCTGGCTGCCAGGATAGCGATGTATGTTGAAGCCAATCGGTTAGGAGGTGTTTATGGCCCTGATACTACGTTCAGAATTGGACGCAACGATCGGCTTCCGGATGTGTCCTTTGTCTCAGCCGATCGCATTCCACCCGAAGGCGAACCAGAAGGCATCTGGGAAATTGCCCCCGACCTGGCCGTTGAAATTATTTCTCCCAATGATCTGTATGAGAAAGTCACCAGCAAAGTGTTGGAATACCTGGCGGCTGGTGTGCAGCAGGTGTGGCTGATTTCCCCTGAACATCGCACGTTGACCATCTACTTCTCTCCCACCCAAACCCAAATTCTGACGGAGGCAGATGAACTGGTCTGTGAAGACTTACTTCCTGGCTTTCGTTGTCTGATTCGGGATCTATTTCGTAACCCTGGAAAGTCTTAA
- a CDS encoding type II toxin-antitoxin system VapC family toxin: MKYLLDTCVISELIAKSPNQKVIDWVDQLEEMQIYLSVVTIGEICKGIAKLTDSQRKNELTHWLHQELLVRFADRILPIDVEVMLTWGELTGNLERTGKKIPAVDSLIAAIALQNQLHLVTRNEADFREAGIIVVNPWNQ, from the coding sequence ATGAAGTACCTGCTTGATACCTGTGTCATCTCTGAGCTAATCGCGAAATCTCCCAATCAGAAGGTGATTGACTGGGTTGATCAACTTGAAGAAATGCAGATCTATCTGAGTGTGGTGACGATCGGTGAAATTTGCAAAGGAATTGCCAAACTAACAGATTCCCAACGTAAAAACGAATTAACTCACTGGCTGCATCAGGAATTATTGGTGCGCTTTGCCGATCGCATTCTCCCCATTGATGTAGAAGTTATGCTGACCTGGGGAGAGCTAACTGGAAATTTGGAACGAACGGGCAAAAAGATACCTGCCGTAGATTCCTTAATTGCCGCGATCGCGCTGCAAAATCAGCTTCATCTGGTGACTCGAAATGAAGCTGACTTTAGAGAAGCGGGTATTATCGTCGTCAATCCCTGGAACCAGTAG
- a CDS encoding type II toxin-antitoxin system Phd/YefM family antitoxin translates to MSEVWQLQTAKNKFSEVVEQAIQHGPQVITRRGNEVAVVLSYADYRKLTTPQTKLSVFFRESPLAKVELDLTRDVSAARDDLML, encoded by the coding sequence ATGTCTGAAGTGTGGCAATTACAAACTGCAAAAAATAAATTTAGTGAAGTTGTGGAGCAAGCGATTCAGCATGGCCCGCAAGTGATTACTCGGCGGGGGAATGAAGTTGCTGTGGTGTTGTCCTATGCCGATTACCGCAAACTGACAACTCCTCAGACCAAGCTCTCGGTCTTTTTCAGAGAATCGCCATTAGCCAAAGTTGAACTGGATCTTACCCGTGATGTCAGTGCTGCCAGGGATGACCTGATGCTATGA
- a CDS encoding Uma2 family endonuclease, which translates to MYALISRDKIHLPAGAVLRMPGTWQDYCALRDSRGDGSVPRIKYRNGEILLMSSLPRYGREANILADVVKALLDRENRNYEAFTPITMEIPESGGIEPDYCCYIDNWRSALGKDRIDWQTDPPPDLVIEIDVTTYTAAEDSLPYSVPEVWLFQKNGLQIYALQNEIYELQSCSRYFPNTELHSLIAQVLQVAAEQGTGTALRELRQWLADP; encoded by the coding sequence ATGTACGCCCTCATCTCCCGCGACAAAATCCATCTTCCCGCCGGAGCCGTGCTGCGTATGCCTGGAACCTGGCAGGACTACTGTGCTTTGCGGGATAGCCGAGGGGATGGTTCAGTGCCCCGAATTAAATATCGCAATGGCGAAATTCTGCTGATGAGTTCTTTACCGAGATACGGACGAGAAGCCAATATTCTGGCCGATGTAGTGAAAGCGTTGCTGGATAGGGAAAACCGCAATTACGAAGCCTTTACTCCAATTACGATGGAAATTCCCGAATCAGGGGGGATTGAGCCAGATTACTGCTGCTATATCGACAACTGGCGATCGGCTTTGGGCAAAGACCGCATCGACTGGCAAACCGATCCGCCTCCCGATCTGGTGATTGAAATCGATGTCACCACTTACACCGCTGCCGAGGACTCCTTACCCTACTCTGTTCCTGAAGTCTGGCTATTCCAGAAAAACGGCTTACAGATTTATGCATTACAGAATGAGATCTATGAGTTGCAGTCTTGCAGTCGTTACTTCCCCAACACCGAGCTACACTCATTGATCGCTCAGGTACTGCAAGTGGCAGCAGAACAGGGAACCGGAACCGCATTACGCGAACTCCGCCAATGGCTAGCTGATCCGTAA
- a CDS encoding B12-binding domain-containing radical SAM protein, whose product MSAPFAAERLLFTPTISEPDAIPTIFAFPNEYSVGITSLGYQVVWATLAARSDLHVSRLFTDAQEALPADPELIGFSLSWELDYVNVLGMLESLEVPVRAVDRSPLNAAHSSHPLIFGGGPVLTANPEPFADFFDVILLGDGELLLGEFIAAYKAVRQCDRLTQLKHLAQVPGLYVPALYEVTYEGEDGPVRSIQPIDADIPDRIEKQTYWGNTLSASTVVTEKAAWENIYMVEVVRSCPEMCRFCLASYLTLPFRTADLEQSLIPAIDRGLQVTDRLGLLGASVTQHPEFEDLLAYLNRPEQDQVRLSIASVRTNTVTPKLAETLVKHDTRSITIAVESGSDRVRQIINKKLTNEEIIQAAINARAGGLSNLKLYGMAGIPGEEMTDLEQTVDMMRAIKKAAPGLRLTLGCSTFVPKAHTPFQWFGVNRQAEKRLQFLQKQLRSQGIDFRPESYNWSVIQALLSRGDRRLSYLLELTRHYGDTLGSYRRAFKELRGKLPPLEYYVYNDWQPGQVLPWSHLQGPLPEATLLKHLRTAMQHFGETASQERQLLSVP is encoded by the coding sequence ATGTCTGCTCCCTTTGCCGCTGAAAGGCTGCTGTTTACTCCTACCATTTCAGAACCTGATGCGATTCCCACTATCTTTGCATTTCCCAATGAATATAGTGTGGGCATTACCAGCCTGGGGTATCAAGTCGTCTGGGCAACCCTGGCGGCCCGATCGGATTTGCACGTCAGTCGCCTGTTTACCGATGCTCAAGAAGCCCTGCCTGCCGACCCCGAATTAATCGGCTTTTCCCTCTCCTGGGAATTGGATTATGTGAATGTCCTGGGAATGTTGGAGTCTTTGGAGGTTCCGGTAAGGGCAGTAGATCGATCGCCGCTCAATGCTGCTCATTCCTCCCATCCCCTGATTTTTGGCGGTGGCCCGGTGTTAACAGCCAATCCCGAACCCTTTGCCGACTTCTTCGATGTGATTTTGCTGGGGGATGGAGAACTGCTACTGGGGGAATTTATTGCGGCCTACAAAGCGGTGCGTCAGTGCGATCGCCTGACCCAACTGAAGCATCTGGCGCAGGTGCCAGGATTGTATGTGCCTGCCCTGTATGAGGTGACTTATGAGGGGGAAGATGGCCCCGTGCGATCGATTCAACCCATTGATGCCGATATTCCCGATCGCATTGAAAAGCAAACCTACTGGGGGAATACCTTATCTGCCTCAACCGTCGTTACGGAAAAAGCCGCCTGGGAAAATATCTACATGGTTGAGGTGGTACGGAGTTGTCCGGAGATGTGCCGCTTCTGTCTCGCCAGTTATTTAACCCTGCCCTTTCGGACAGCCGATTTGGAGCAGTCGCTGATTCCTGCTATTGATCGAGGCTTGCAAGTTACCGATCGCCTGGGGTTATTGGGAGCCTCTGTTACCCAGCATCCCGAATTTGAGGACTTGCTGGCTTACCTGAATCGGCCAGAACAGGATCAGGTACGCCTCAGCATTGCCTCAGTTCGCACCAATACGGTGACTCCCAAACTGGCAGAAACGTTAGTGAAGCATGATACCCGCTCGATTACGATCGCCGTGGAAAGCGGCTCCGATCGAGTGCGCCAGATCATCAACAAAAAGTTGACCAATGAGGAAATTATTCAGGCGGCGATCAACGCCAGAGCCGGAGGACTGAGTAACCTGAAGTTGTATGGCATGGCCGGGATTCCGGGCGAAGAAATGACGGACCTGGAACAAACCGTAGACATGATGCGGGCGATTAAAAAAGCGGCTCCTGGCCTGAGATTGACTCTGGGATGCAGTACGTTTGTCCCCAAAGCTCATACGCCTTTCCAGTGGTTTGGCGTGAATCGTCAGGCGGAAAAGCGGTTGCAATTTTTGCAGAAACAGTTGCGATCGCAGGGCATTGATTTTCGTCCCGAAAGCTATAACTGGTCAGTGATTCAGGCTTTGCTATCACGGGGCGATCGGCGATTATCCTACCTGCTGGAACTGACCCGCCATTACGGAGATACGCTGGGCAGCTACCGTCGTGCCTTTAAGGAGTTGCGAGGGAAATTACCTCCTCTGGAGTATTACGTTTACAACGATTGGCAACCGGGCCAAGTTCTTCCCTGGAGCCATCTTCAGGGGCCATTGCCAGAAGCCACGCTGTTGAAACATCTCAGGACTGCTATGCAACATTTTGGTGAAACAGCCAGCCAGGAGCGGCAACTCTTAAGTGTCCCTTAA